The sequence CTTGAGGACCTCCTCGCCCTCTCCCGCCTCGCCGACCGGGTCTACGTCCACCCCAAGGTGGCGGAGTACGCGGTGGCCCTGGTCCGGGCCACCCGGCGCCCCGAGGGGCGGCTTAAGGAGCTGCGGGGCCTTCTGCTCTTCGGGGGAAGCCCCCGGGCCTCCCTGGCCCTGGTCCAGGGGGCCAAGGCCCTGGCCCTGCTCCGCGGACGGGGCTACGCCCTTCCGGAAGACGTCCGGGACCTCTTCAAGGACGCCCTGCGCCACCGCCTCGTCCTCTCCTACCAGGCCCTGGCGGAAGGGGTGGGGCCCGAGGCCCTCCTGGACCGGATCCTCGAGGCCTTCCCGCCCCCCTTCGTGCCCCTGAGGGACCCCTATGGAGACGCCCGAGGCCCTGCTGCGGAGGCTTGAGCTCAAGGTGGTCCGGCCCCTGGACGGCCTCCTCTTCGGGGACTACCGGGGGGTTTTCTACGGGAAGAGCCTGGAGCTGGCCGAGGTCAGCCCCTACGCCCCCGGGGACGAGGCAGAGCGCATAGACTGGCCCGCCACCGCCCGCACCGGGGAGCTCCACGTCCGTCGCTTCCGGGAGGAGAGGGAGCTCACCCTGTGGCTCCTCCTGGACGGGAGCCCTTCCATGCGCTTTGGCTCGCGAAGGCGGACCAAGTACGCCTTGGCCTCAGAGCTGGCCCTGGCCTTCGCCTACATCGCCTTAAGGCACGGGAACCGGGTAGGGGGGGTGGTCTCGGGGCGCCTCCTGCCCCCCAGGGGAGGGCGGCCCGTGGCCCTGGCCCTGGCTCGGGCGGCCCTCGAGGGGCTGCCGGACCCCACCCCTTTGGGGGAACGGCTGGACCTCCTCTCCCGCGTGGCCCGGCGGCGGAGCCTGGTCTTCGTCCTTTCGGATTTCCTGGATCCCTTTTACTCAGCCCTGGTCCGCCTCGCGGCCCGGCACGACGTGGTGGCGGTTCTGGTGGAGGACCCCTGGGAGCGGGCCCTGCCCGAAGCCGGCCTCCTGAGCTTCTTGGACCCGGAGACCGGAGGGCGGGTGGAGGTGAACACCCTGGACCCGAGGGTGCGGGAGGCCTACCGGGCCAGGGCGGAGGCCCTCC is a genomic window of Thermus islandicus DSM 21543 containing:
- a CDS encoding DUF58 domain-containing protein, with amino-acid sequence METPEALLRRLELKVVRPLDGLLFGDYRGVFYGKSLELAEVSPYAPGDEAERIDWPATARTGELHVRRFREERELTLWLLLDGSPSMRFGSRRRTKYALASELALAFAYIALRHGNRVGGVVSGRLLPPRGGRPVALALARAALEGLPDPTPLGERLDLLSRVARRRSLVFVLSDFLDPFYSALVRLAARHDVVAVLVEDPWERALPEAGLLSFLDPETGGRVEVNTLDPRVREAYRARAEALRQARFREIGRAGADLLLASTEMEPVPLLLGLVERRRRWPFKARKVSS